TGGAAATTTTTGCCAATTATTAGACCATTTAGTTCAAGGGATGATACTAACCgtatataaaaatggaCAAATATTGAACAAATTGAGGTCTATTACAAAAGAGTATATTTGATTCTTGACTACTTGTAAGTAACCCCGAGACATAGTTTCAAAAGAGTTTGATAGTAGTTTCATTAGTAATATATCACGTGATATACTTTTAGTGAAGTATTTTTCTAGTCTGCGGTCGATGAgatcttgaaaaaaaaaaaaaaatatgggATTAATAAAAAGCAGTGGTGTTTTTGCCTAGTTAGTGCTTTGCTAGATCTCCACCAACATATTGAAATGGAGGCCTTACTGCattcttatttattattggcTGCTTCGCCAGAAGAGCTAGCTCAGGACACATATTTGAATTGCGAGCAAAAAAATCagtattataatataacCGCCGCCATTTTGAGTGGCAATTCATACACTGTTCTTCAAGAGCTTGATCAGCATGCAAGTATCCCTTcagaaattaatgaaagtAGTATAATTAACAGTCTGTCTAAGCTAGCAGATGAATTAGTAATCCAGGATAACAAACTGAGTTTATTATTCTCAATAGCATCACTACAAACTTTCATTCAAAATAACTACACGGGTCCATCAACCccaattaattctttgGAAATTTTGTTTGATATAGAATCAAATGATGCAAAGATAAAGTCTTTGTTAAATGAGACTCTTGTGTCCTCCTTGACTGTAGCAGGTCAAACTTCTTATGGATTAGTTGATCACCCAGTCTTattaatcttttctttattattactcgAAAGATTGACCAACCAACAAACATTATTCAACACAGTTTTGGATGATACCCCAATTCCAACTATTTCTAAGGATAAagataattatttgttgaatATAGCCCATTGGTGGAGAGCGAGAGCCTTAATGACGCATATATCTCTGTTGGCAGAACCTTCAGGTCATCAACCTTCAATCGCAGCTTCTATATTGGAATCGATTGATTTAGTTCATTCAATTTCATCCAGTTTACCAACTGATACCccagaaaatttaaagaaaaaattatatgttatttattatttagaaaacACAAAGTGCTCTTTGATCATTAATACCGAGCATTTATGCTTACCATCTTTGATTAAAGTTAAGAAATTAACTAACTTTAAATTTGTATTAACTGGTGCTCGTGCAAAAAGAACTAAGTTTCAGCAAACTGCCCACTCAGGCTTAATTATCTTGGCtgaatcatttgaaaatatgGCAAAAAAGAGCAATATAACTGATTCTAATACAGTTGAACAAACTCCAGAGAATTTTGACTTAAACTCAGACCTTCTTTTAGAAAAACCATTTTTCGAGTCAATTGGTTCTGAACCATTGGATGAACAAATTgtgaaaaaacaaaaggCTAATATAAGTGGTGACGAAGGTTTGCTAGATGATAAAATTCTTCCTTTAGCAATTCGtcaagaaaatattccaaGAGAGTTGCAAGTTCTAGACCCAAATAATCAGCCCAAGCTATCTGATTATGatgaaattcaattattattgagaTTATATACTATTAGACAAACAACACCTGCAAAGGATCCTTTagttgaagaagaattaagtGCCATTGTTTCCAGAATTTTATATCAAAATGGCTCTAAGAATTGGACTATTTTTTCAAGATCATTATGGGAAAGATCTATTATTGAAACTGCAAAAGCTAAAACTATTGAAAGAGGTCTATTACAAATGCAATCTTTAGTTGAAGAATTGggtttaaaaatatcaactAGGTTAGTGCCACAAAATGTAGATGAAACAGGTTCTTCGGAAGTTAgaatgaaatatattcatcaaCTTCCATTCCTCGCCCGGTGGGATCTTGATGCTATGTTAGCTGAAAAGTATATGTCATTAGGTGTTTTAAGATCTGCGGTCGAAATATACGAAAGGCTAGAAATGGCATGCGAAGCAGCATTATGTTATGCAGCAGTAGGAGAAGAAAGCCAAGCTGAACAAATCTTACTGAAAAGAATTAAGAATCATCCAAGGGATGCAAGAGCATACTCTATTCTTGGTGATATTAAACAAGATCCTGCTTTATGGGAAAAAGCTTGGGAAATCGGCAAGTATGTGAATgctaaaaattcattaggTAGATACTACTATAAGCCACCAAAAAATAGTGGAGTAACTCAAGATTTTTCTTTGGCATTAAAACATTTGAATGACTCGTTGAGACAATACacattaaattttgagaCCTGGTATTTTTATGGATGTATAGGATTGGAGTGTGGTAAAATGCA
The window above is part of the Henningerozyma blattae CBS 6284 chromosome 2, complete genome genome. Proteins encoded here:
- the EMW1 gene encoding tetratricopeptide repeat-containing protein EMW1 (similar to Saccharomyces cerevisiae YNL313C; ancestral locus Anc_3.32), whose amino-acid sequence is MEALLHSYLLLAASPEELAQDTYLNCEQKNQYYNITAAILSGNSYTVLQELDQHASIPSEINESSIINSLSKLADELVIQDNKLSLLFSIASLQTFIQNNYTGPSTPINSLEILFDIESNDAKIKSLLNETLVSSLTVAGQTSYGLVDHPVLLIFSLLLLERLTNQQTLFNTVLDDTPIPTISKDKDNYLLNIAHWWRARALMTHISLLAEPSGHQPSIAASILESIDLVHSISSSLPTDTPENLKKKLYVIYYLENTKCSLIINTEHLCLPSLIKVKKLTNFKFVLTGARAKRTKFQQTAHSGLIILAESFENMAKKSNITDSNTVEQTPENFDLNSDLLLEKPFFESIGSEPLDEQIVKKQKANISGDEGLLDDKILPLAIRQENIPRELQVLDPNNQPKLSDYDEIQLLLRLYTIRQTTPAKDPLVEEELSAIVSRILYQNGSKNWTIFSRSLWERSIIETAKAKTIERGLLQMQSLVEELGLKISTRLVPQNVDETGSSEVRMKYIHQLPFLARWDLDAMLAEKYMSLGVLRSAVEIYERLEMACEAALCYAAVGEESQAEQILLKRIKNHPRDARAYSILGDIKQDPALWEKAWEIGKYVNAKNSLGRYYYKPPKNSGVTQDFSLALKHLNDSLRQYTLNFETWYFYGCIGLECGKMQLAAEAFSRCVSLDDTNAMAWSNLSAAYVNQGKLKEAFSCLNRATRTDSQKNWRIWENYMIVAFKLREWDEVLLSCKKLIDINKDRAGEGAIDLPIVEKLVEILVSSDYPKDDETKLTYFQKSCIDFICNQLPAVITNNGRIWRVISKVELWRNKPWNALDCYEKAFRAQSHNPDLEINEDVWNDTIDSCEELIAAYESLGEREGRHGKGSFVCKDWKYKSRSTIKSLMSRGKNNWDGTEGWERLVEMRSQI